The following coding sequences are from one Methanobacteriales archaeon HGW-Methanobacteriales-1 window:
- a CDS encoding daunorubicin ABC transporter ATP-binding protein: MKYAIETFDLTKKFGDFLAVDALNMKIENKSIFGFLGPNGAGKTTTIKMLTCLAQPTGGSANVAGYDINESPNEVRQKIGMVPQLVSLYGDLTVRENVELCADFYGMPRDLKEVRIEELMELVDIKYAQNKLVRQLSGGQKQKVSVVASLVHQPDILFLDEPTIGLDPTTKRVLWDLITELNEKGHTIILCSHDMYEVELLCDNVGIINQGTLAAFDTPQGLKDTMIREEEDAKKAKLGIIIDKIEQENPIGEESSFKDLKGAVADLEREDGKTKQMSIMVSNLNDKMVEEIQKLPVVFEVSKHHSGRVIMEMDEKCKTAVNDVIWVVMENKGNITSISTKDPSLEDVFVKVTAKEKEE, from the coding sequence ATGAAATACGCAATAGAAACCTTCGATTTAACAAAAAAATTTGGTGATTTTCTAGCCGTGGATGCCTTAAATATGAAAATTGAGAATAAATCAATTTTCGGATTTTTAGGGCCCAATGGAGCAGGGAAAACTACTACCATAAAAATGCTGACTTGTCTAGCTCAGCCAACAGGAGGAAGCGCCAATGTAGCTGGTTATGACATTAATGAGAGTCCTAATGAGGTTAGGCAAAAAATAGGAATGGTTCCTCAACTGGTGAGCCTTTATGGTGATCTTACTGTGCGAGAAAATGTGGAGCTATGTGCTGACTTTTATGGAATGCCTCGGGACCTTAAAGAGGTACGTATTGAAGAACTCATGGAACTGGTTGACATAAAATACGCTCAAAATAAGTTGGTTAGACAACTTTCTGGTGGTCAGAAACAAAAAGTTTCTGTAGTGGCCAGTCTGGTGCATCAGCCAGATATTTTGTTCTTAGACGAGCCAACTATTGGACTGGATCCTACAACCAAAAGAGTCCTCTGGGATTTAATTACTGAGTTGAATGAAAAAGGACATACCATAATACTCTGTTCTCACGATATGTATGAAGTAGAGCTTCTATGTGATAATGTGGGAATTATTAATCAAGGCACACTTGCTGCCTTTGACACTCCTCAGGGATTAAAAGATACCATGATAAGAGAAGAGGAAGATGCTAAAAAGGCCAAATTAGGCATTATTATTGATAAAATAGAGCAAGAAAATCCTATTGGTGAAGAAAGTTCATTTAAAGATTTAAAAGGAGCAGTAGCAGATCTTGAAAGAGAAGATGGAAAAACCAAACAAATGAGCATCATGGTCAGTAACCTGAATGATAAAATGGTAGAAGAAATTCAAAAGCTCCCCGTAGTATTTGAAGTAAGCAAGCACCATTCCGGTCGAGTCATTATGGAAATGGACGAAAAATGTAAAACGGCTGTAAATGATGTTATATGGGTAGTTATGGAGAATAAAGGGAATATAACTTCTATTTCAACTAAAGATCCCTCTTTGGAAGATGTATTTGTAAAAGTAACCGCTAAAGAGAAGGAGGAATAA
- a CDS encoding metal-dependent phosphoesterase: MIIDPHIHTIYSGDATGTPREIIKRARSIGLDAIAISDHNTMKGSLIAQEEVKEFKDILIIPAMEITTNKGHIVALGINEQIEKNLSPEETVDLIHDMDGIAIVPHPFVRYRDGLFAKIKHMPVDAIETMNSRYIFGYSNWRAKKLSIEKNIPEIGASDSHFVGAVGSCVTDVDTDFSVESILKSIKAGKTTAYGDRTPLPLILKEVINKKIKRVY; the protein is encoded by the coding sequence ATGATAATTGACCCACATATTCACACTATTTATTCTGGCGACGCTACTGGAACGCCTAGGGAGATAATAAAAAGGGCAAGAAGCATAGGCCTGGATGCTATAGCCATTTCTGATCACAATACCATGAAAGGATCTTTAATTGCCCAGGAAGAAGTAAAAGAATTTAAAGATATACTAATAATCCCAGCCATGGAAATTACCACTAACAAGGGCCATATTGTGGCCTTAGGGATAAATGAACAGATTGAAAAAAATCTTTCTCCCGAGGAGACTGTAGATTTAATTCATGACATGGATGGAATAGCTATTGTACCCCATCCTTTTGTAAGATATAGGGATGGTTTATTTGCAAAAATTAAGCACATGCCGGTGGATGCCATTGAAACCATGAATTCTCGTTATATTTTTGGATATTCTAACTGGCGGGCCAAAAAACTCTCCATTGAAAAAAATATACCCGAAATCGGGGCCAGTGACTCGCATTTCGTTGGAGCGGTGGGAAGTTGTGTGACTGATGTAGATACTGATTTTTCGGTGGAAAGTATTTTAAAATCTATAAAAGCTGGAAAAACAACAGCTTATGGTGATAGAACCCCACTTCCATTGATACTCAAAGAAGTTATCAATAAAAAAATAAAGCGAGTTTATTAA
- a CDS encoding Fe-S cluster protein — translation MIVGICGSPRKKATDHILKEALAIMEDKGFETTFYGVRGKNIGPCKHCDYCLRKKECFLKDDMTEVYELLNNAQGIIIASPMYNGGVSGQIKCIMDRCRALGAADYDSLRGKIGMGIAVGGDRSGGQEMALLQIHTYYLLSGVIPVSGGSFGANLGACLWSKDSLEGVKEDKEGFRTLRKTVNMFARYLETYNPETHKKP, via the coding sequence ATGATAGTGGGAATATGCGGCAGTCCAAGAAAAAAAGCCACAGATCACATTTTAAAAGAAGCTCTCGCCATAATGGAAGATAAGGGTTTTGAAACCACTTTTTATGGAGTAAGAGGCAAAAATATTGGGCCTTGCAAACACTGCGATTACTGCCTCAGGAAAAAAGAGTGTTTCCTAAAAGATGACATGACTGAAGTTTATGAATTACTGAATAATGCACAGGGAATTATAATAGCCAGCCCCATGTATAATGGTGGAGTAAGCGGGCAAATAAAGTGTATAATGGACCGATGTCGGGCCTTAGGAGCCGCAGATTACGATTCTCTACGGGGGAAAATAGGAATGGGTATTGCCGTTGGCGGCGACCGCTCTGGGGGTCAGGAGATGGCCCTTCTACAAATTCACACTTATTACCTATTAAGTGGAGTCATTCCCGTTAGTGGGGGATCCTTTGGGGCCAATTTAGGGGCCTGTTTATGGTCTAAAGATTCACTTGAGGGGGTTAAGGAAGATAAGGAAGGTTTCAGGACATTAAGAAAAACTGTGAATATGTTTGCTAGATATCTAGAAACTTATAACCCTGAAACTCATAAAAAACCTTGA
- the fae gene encoding formaldehyde-activating enzyme encodes MYKIGEALIGSGNEIAHVDLIIGDKESPAGAAFVNGMTQLSLGHTPLLSVIRPNLMTKPATLIIPKVTVGDLKDANKIFGPAQTAVGRAVADAVSEGIIPEDQAEDLVIMASVFIHPEAEDFRKIYQYNYGATKLAIQRAMDGYPSMKKVMAEKDRGSHPIMGFKAIKLWNPPYLQVALDLDNMDEMERIINTLPDRERILLEAGTPLVKKFGVGIVSKIRELRKDAFIIADLKTLDVGRIEVKMAADETADAVAISGLGTIESIEKAIHEAQKQGIYSILDMMNVDNFVEKLKSLNFMPNIVLLHRNVDLETMKAERGEEAGEMTEWGNIGEIKETLGANGLVAVAGGITPNKVEQALDSEADIIVVGRYIIGSRDVRRSAEDFLEHMPQDPDTMRLALDEDESI; translated from the coding sequence ATGTATAAAATAGGTGAAGCTTTAATTGGAAGCGGAAATGAAATCGCTCACGTTGATTTAATTATTGGAGATAAAGAAAGCCCTGCCGGTGCTGCTTTTGTAAATGGAATGACCCAACTTTCTCTGGGACACACCCCATTATTATCTGTCATCAGGCCTAACCTAATGACCAAACCAGCTACTCTCATAATCCCTAAGGTAACTGTAGGAGATTTAAAAGACGCAAATAAAATATTTGGTCCAGCACAGACTGCAGTGGGAAGAGCTGTGGCAGATGCCGTAAGTGAAGGGATTATTCCTGAAGACCAAGCAGAAGATCTGGTTATTATGGCCAGTGTATTTATACACCCGGAAGCTGAAGACTTTAGGAAAATTTACCAGTACAACTACGGAGCTACTAAATTAGCTATTCAACGAGCTATGGATGGATATCCGTCTATGAAAAAAGTAATGGCTGAAAAAGATAGAGGAAGCCACCCCATAATGGGATTCAAGGCCATTAAATTATGGAACCCACCATACTTGCAAGTTGCCTTAGATTTGGACAACATGGATGAAATGGAAAGAATCATAAACACTTTACCTGATCGGGAAAGAATATTACTGGAAGCTGGAACCCCCCTAGTTAAGAAATTCGGAGTAGGCATTGTAAGCAAGATCCGGGAACTGAGAAAAGACGCCTTTATTATTGCTGATTTAAAAACTCTCGATGTAGGACGTATTGAAGTTAAAATGGCTGCTGATGAGACTGCAGATGCGGTAGCTATTTCTGGACTTGGTACCATTGAATCCATTGAAAAAGCAATACACGAAGCTCAAAAGCAAGGTATCTACTCCATACTGGACATGATGAACGTGGATAACTTTGTGGAAAAACTAAAGAGCTTGAATTTCATGCCTAACATTGTCCTTCTCCACAGAAACGTGGATTTAGAAACTATGAAAGCTGAAAGAGGAGAAGAAGCTGGAGAAATGACTGAATGGGGTAACATCGGAGAAATCAAAGAAACCCTCGGTGCCAATGGATTAGTAGCTGTGGCTGGAGGAATTACTCCTAACAAAGTAGAGCAAGCTTTAGACAGTGAAGCTGACATTATTGTAGTGGGCCGTTACATTATCGGGTCCAGAGATGTCCGAAGATCTGCAGAAGACTTCCTGGAACACATGCCTCAAGACCCAGACACCATGCGACTGGCCCTTGACGAAGACGAGTCTATTTAA
- a CDS encoding histidine kinase, whose protein sequence is MAGAKILLVEDESITADDISEGLVELGYDVLAAVSTGEEAIKKAEDLSPDIIIMDIRLKGKMDGIEAAQEIRRRFGIPIIYLTAYSDESTVERAKITEPSGYILKGDSSFLSKPFDDSDLHTAIEITLYKHKMELRLIKNQQQMDNILRNVSDAIISTDSKRQVRLINSNAEDITGWLKEDAIGMDLMTVLDPISGQLGLLDTEDISMARPLEFSDELIRTKLGEKIKISGTLNPSKDLNGKIDGWVIVFNDL, encoded by the coding sequence ATGGCTGGTGCAAAAATATTGCTTGTAGAAGATGAAAGTATAACTGCAGATGACATCAGTGAAGGGCTTGTAGAATTAGGCTATGATGTTTTAGCAGCGGTTTCAACTGGTGAGGAAGCAATTAAGAAAGCAGAAGATCTTTCACCAGATATAATCATTATGGATATTCGTTTAAAAGGTAAAATGGATGGTATTGAAGCCGCACAAGAAATTAGGCGCAGATTTGGGATTCCAATCATTTATTTAACTGCTTATAGTGATGAAAGTACGGTGGAAAGAGCTAAAATCACAGAACCTTCTGGATATATTCTTAAAGGAGATTCAAGTTTCTTAAGCAAACCCTTTGATGATAGTGACCTCCATACGGCAATTGAAATTACACTTTACAAACATAAAATGGAATTGCGACTTATAAAAAATCAGCAGCAGATGGACAATATATTAAGAAATGTTTCTGACGCAATTATATCTACTGACTCGAAAAGGCAGGTTAGATTGATAAACTCTAACGCAGAAGACATCACCGGATGGTTAAAAGAGGATGCAATTGGAATGGACCTCATGACTGTTTTAGATCCTATTAGTGGCCAATTAGGCCTTTTAGATACGGAAGATATTTCTATGGCTCGCCCATTAGAATTTTCAGATGAGTTAATTAGAACCAAGCTTGGTGAAAAAATAAAAATTAGTGGAACTTTAAACCCTTCTAAAGATCTAAACGGAAAAATTGATGGATGGGTAATTGTATTCAATGATCTTTAG
- a CDS encoding PadR family transcriptional regulator, with protein MNNPCEDFDDSDCQKYDKTFIKTFMRGFGKTIILGMIKKHRLHGYEIMTNINKFYLSHNLSKKMKPLGPSTIYPILHDLEKKGLITGTWEYQGKRKLKYYEITPQGEATILRIRDIFENNIAKLWEDFWNDEI; from the coding sequence ATGAATAATCCTTGCGAAGATTTTGACGATTCAGATTGTCAAAAATATGATAAAACATTTATAAAAACTTTCATGCGTGGATTCGGCAAAACAATAATTTTGGGAATGATAAAGAAGCATAGACTGCACGGTTATGAAATAATGACCAATATAAATAAATTTTATCTTTCTCATAATCTCTCTAAGAAAATGAAACCACTGGGGCCCAGCACAATATATCCCATATTACATGACCTTGAAAAAAAAGGCCTTATTACAGGAACATGGGAATATCAGGGTAAAAGAAAGCTAAAATATTATGAAATAACCCCCCAAGGAGAAGCTACAATTCTTAGAATAAGAGACATTTTCGAAAATAATATTGCCAAACTTTGGGAAGATTTTTGGAATGATGAAATTTAA
- a CDS encoding 2-isopropylmalate synthase: protein MYIEKIKKTMNLPEEVVIFDTTLRDGEQTPGVALTVDEKIRIAKKLDHLGVKTIEVGFPAASEGEKEAAREVLSLGLDAQVCGLARTLKGDLDAAIDCDVDYIHTFIGTSPLHREFKLKMTKEDILSKAVDAVEYIKDHGIVAEFSAEDATRTEFEYLSEIYQAVDEAGADFINVPDTVGVMIPGSMNWMVSELKKTIKSSISVHCHDDFGLAVANSLAAVEAGAEQVHVTVNGLGERAGNASLEEVVMVLIARYDFPLDIKTQQLVNLSEFVSRITGIKMPPNKAIVGENAFAHESGIHVHGILENAETYEPITPEMVGHTRKIVLGKHTGANALRSKLDEYGIEMNEDQFCTVYDQIKTLGDKGKKVTDADLKAIAVTILGKAKEEIVKLEGIAVMTGENVMPTATVKLSIHDEIKSAAKTGVGPVDAAINAIQSLMSDTLDIELQEYHIDAITGGTNALAEVFVIMGDSDENNATGRSTRDDVVMASVEAVLDSINKILMVR, encoded by the coding sequence ATGTACATTGAGAAAATAAAAAAAACCATGAATTTACCGGAAGAGGTAGTAATATTTGATACTACTTTAAGAGACGGTGAACAAACACCAGGTGTGGCCCTGACCGTGGATGAAAAGATACGGATAGCTAAAAAGCTGGATCATTTAGGTGTGAAAACAATTGAGGTTGGATTCCCTGCGGCTTCTGAAGGAGAAAAAGAAGCAGCTCGTGAAGTATTATCTCTGGGCCTGGATGCCCAGGTTTGTGGTTTGGCAAGAACTTTGAAAGGTGACCTGGATGCTGCAATAGATTGCGACGTTGATTATATTCATACATTTATTGGTACATCGCCTCTGCATAGAGAATTTAAGCTTAAAATGACTAAAGAAGATATTTTAAGTAAAGCAGTTGATGCTGTGGAATATATAAAAGACCATGGTATAGTGGCTGAATTTTCGGCAGAAGACGCTACCAGAACTGAATTTGAATACCTTTCTGAGATTTACCAAGCCGTGGATGAGGCCGGGGCTGATTTCATTAATGTACCAGATACGGTAGGGGTAATGATTCCAGGTTCTATGAACTGGATGGTTAGTGAACTTAAAAAAACTATTAAATCGAGTATAAGTGTGCACTGTCATGATGATTTTGGACTGGCAGTTGCAAATTCACTGGCTGCAGTGGAAGCTGGAGCAGAACAGGTACATGTTACTGTAAATGGCCTGGGTGAGAGGGCAGGCAATGCTTCTTTAGAAGAAGTAGTTATGGTGTTAATTGCGCGCTATGATTTCCCTTTAGATATCAAAACTCAGCAACTAGTTAATCTATCGGAATTTGTCTCCAGAATCACTGGGATAAAAATGCCACCAAATAAGGCTATTGTGGGAGAAAATGCGTTTGCTCATGAGTCTGGTATTCATGTGCATGGTATTCTCGAAAATGCAGAAACATATGAGCCTATTACTCCTGAAATGGTTGGCCACACTCGTAAAATTGTTCTAGGAAAACATACTGGGGCCAATGCTCTTAGATCAAAATTAGATGAATATGGTATTGAAATGAATGAAGACCAGTTCTGCACGGTCTACGATCAGATTAAAACTCTGGGAGATAAGGGCAAAAAAGTCACTGATGCTGATTTAAAAGCCATTGCAGTGACTATTTTAGGTAAAGCAAAAGAAGAAATAGTTAAATTGGAAGGAATCGCCGTCATGACTGGGGAAAATGTAATGCCGACAGCTACAGTAAAGCTTAGCATACATGATGAAATCAAATCTGCTGCTAAAACAGGGGTGGGTCCAGTAGATGCTGCAATTAATGCTATTCAGAGTTTAATGAGTGATACATTAGATATTGAACTTCAAGAGTATCATATAGACGCTATAACTGGCGGAACTAATGCTCTGGCCGAAGTATTTGTTATAATGGGTGATTCAGATGAAAACAATGCTACTGGGCGCTCAACTCGAGATGATGTGGTAATGGCCAGTGTAGAAGCAGTTTTGGACTCAATAAACAAAATTTTAATGGTTAGATAG
- a CDS encoding ABC transporter permease, whose amino-acid sequence MWMLKKDLIVLWRHKPRLMSLILFPIIMITLFGYGMGGTLDNIPIVVVDQSHGAVTDQTLNAIKNMSLYDVKGIISDPEKGREMVQSGQVKAAIILPPNYDNLTSSQPQSVVMYVDSSDQMASQALIPTTQALFSKISGQLGLEKMQMNSSGSTASSQSSQSASNQTGIQVNTSQVSSSGSGGIVASIQNLANTINFQVDKIYGDIKYIDFLVPAVIAMTVMMSCMMGMGESIAGERERGELARLFMTPTNVSTVVGGKIISKLIIETARALILIVAAVILFGIVIKGSMGLTLLLLVLTALCFVGFGIMISARVSTQEDYVQMVMPFTMPMMFVSGVFYPLATMPWIFQKIAYLVPLTYANDALRAVMLKGASLGDVWIDVAVLIGFTLLFFAMGVRSFNRDV is encoded by the coding sequence ATGTGGATGCTCAAAAAGGACCTAATAGTCCTTTGGAGGCATAAACCTCGTTTAATGTCCCTTATACTTTTCCCGATCATTATGATAACCTTATTTGGTTATGGGATGGGTGGAACACTTGATAACATACCCATAGTGGTAGTTGATCAATCACACGGAGCAGTAACCGATCAGACACTAAATGCCATAAAAAATATGAGTTTGTATGATGTGAAGGGAATTATTAGCGATCCCGAGAAGGGTAGAGAGATGGTTCAGAGCGGACAGGTAAAAGCAGCCATCATATTGCCACCCAATTATGACAATCTTACTAGTTCGCAGCCTCAAAGCGTAGTTATGTATGTTGACTCATCTGATCAGATGGCCAGCCAGGCATTAATACCCACCACACAAGCGTTATTCAGCAAAATTTCCGGCCAGCTCGGACTGGAAAAAATGCAGATGAACAGTAGTGGCTCGACCGCCAGTTCTCAGAGTAGCCAAAGTGCCTCAAATCAGACAGGAATTCAGGTAAACACCAGTCAGGTATCTTCATCAGGGTCTGGAGGAATAGTGGCCAGCATACAAAATCTGGCAAATACCATTAATTTCCAGGTAGACAAGATTTATGGTGATATTAAATACATAGACTTCCTGGTACCTGCAGTTATAGCCATGACCGTGATGATGTCTTGTATGATGGGTATGGGGGAGTCCATTGCGGGTGAAAGAGAAAGAGGAGAACTAGCTCGTTTATTTATGACCCCAACCAATGTTTCTACCGTTGTAGGTGGAAAAATTATATCCAAATTGATAATTGAAACTGCGAGGGCGTTGATATTAATTGTGGCCGCCGTTATTCTATTTGGAATAGTAATAAAGGGAAGTATGGGACTCACGCTCTTACTACTGGTTCTAACAGCCCTATGTTTTGTAGGATTTGGAATAATGATATCCGCCAGAGTTTCTACTCAAGAAGATTATGTGCAAATGGTAATGCCATTTACCATGCCCATGATGTTTGTATCAGGAGTATTCTATCCACTAGCAACCATGCCTTGGATATTCCAGAAAATCGCATATCTAGTCCCATTAACATACGCTAATGATGCACTAAGAGCAGTCATGCTTAAAGGAGCAAGTTTAGGAGATGTATGGATAGATGTTGCAGTTTTAATAGGTTTTACCCTATTATTCTTTGCCATGGGAGTTAGAAGTTTCAATAGAGACGTATAA
- the albA gene encoding DNA-binding protein Alba, which translates to MSEENVVYIGNKPVMNYVLAVVTQMNGGSNEVVLKARGRAISRAVDVAEIVRNRFITDIDVQNIDISTEEIIGNEGTATNVSAIEILLQKDN; encoded by the coding sequence ATGTCAGAGGAAAATGTTGTATACATTGGAAACAAACCCGTAATGAACTATGTCTTAGCAGTTGTAACCCAGATGAATGGTGGAAGTAATGAAGTGGTTCTGAAAGCTAGAGGAAGAGCCATTAGTCGCGCCGTGGACGTTGCTGAGATAGTAAGAAACAGGTTTATAACAGACATAGATGTTCAGAATATTGACATAAGCACCGAGGAAATCATTGGTAACGAGGGAACAGCCACTAATGTTTCGGCTATTGAGATACTACTCCAAAAAGATAATTAA
- a CDS encoding serine/threonine protein kinase encodes MFKKRNAFIGLLIACILIGPVSAADWQMFHENQEHTGFLKEAADFTSQVWYFPAGGPIQSSPAILNKIIFFGSNAGNVYAVDMEDGTKLWDYKTGGGLISSPAIQNKTLFVGSTDGYLYSINTDNGDVNWKFKTGNAIESSPAVVNDTVYIGSNDGRLYAVDIENGTKTWEFDTGNAVKSSPVVNNGTIYIGSQNGKIFSLGINNGSQNWAYTSGDAIQSSPAFYNNTVYVGSNDGNVYALGADNGSLTWKFDMGNKIASSATIESNENSLFIGSDDGNMTALDTRDGAFKWSYKTGGAIKSTAALMDNKIVFGSNDGTVYVVNKYSGKEEWSYSPGYYLFNSPITSSPAVYGKTVYAGSTDGYLYALNTDKEQGPSSIFTYYTWGAVIVVIVGLLGLRSVLNRRKNKKE; translated from the coding sequence ATGTTTAAAAAGAGAAATGCCTTTATTGGACTACTCATAGCGTGTATACTGATTGGTCCAGTGTCTGCTGCAGATTGGCAGATGTTTCACGAGAATCAGGAACACACTGGATTTTTAAAAGAAGCAGCGGATTTCACATCCCAAGTATGGTACTTCCCAGCAGGAGGACCAATACAATCATCCCCCGCCATATTGAATAAAATAATATTCTTTGGTTCAAATGCCGGGAATGTATATGCCGTAGATATGGAAGATGGTACAAAATTATGGGATTATAAAACCGGCGGGGGCTTAATTTCATCTCCAGCCATTCAAAATAAGACTTTATTCGTTGGTTCCACTGATGGGTATCTTTACTCCATAAATACTGATAATGGTGATGTTAACTGGAAATTTAAGACTGGGAACGCCATTGAATCTTCACCAGCCGTGGTGAATGATACAGTTTATATAGGTTCAAATGATGGACGATTATATGCTGTGGATATAGAAAACGGGACAAAAACCTGGGAATTTGATACAGGTAATGCCGTAAAATCATCTCCTGTTGTAAACAATGGAACCATATATATAGGATCACAAAATGGAAAAATATTCAGTCTGGGAATAAATAATGGAAGCCAAAATTGGGCTTATACTTCAGGAGATGCTATACAATCTTCACCAGCATTTTACAACAATACAGTTTATGTTGGATCCAATGATGGAAATGTGTATGCTCTTGGTGCCGATAATGGTTCTTTAACCTGGAAATTTGATATGGGTAACAAAATAGCCTCTTCAGCAACAATAGAATCTAATGAAAATAGTTTATTCATTGGTTCTGATGATGGAAATATGACTGCTCTTGATACCCGTGACGGAGCATTTAAATGGTCTTACAAAACAGGCGGTGCCATAAAATCTACCGCGGCCCTTATGGACAATAAAATTGTTTTTGGATCAAATGATGGTACGGTCTACGTGGTCAATAAATATAGTGGTAAAGAAGAATGGTCTTACTCACCAGGTTATTATCTATTTAATTCTCCCATAACTTCTTCTCCAGCAGTATATGGGAAAACAGTTTATGCAGGAAGTACAGATGGTTATCTGTATGCATTAAATACTGATAAAGAACAAGGGCCAAGTTCAATTTTCACTTATTACACTTGGGGTGCAGTAATAGTGGTAATAGTTGGTCTTTTAGGACTAAGATCCGTATTAAACAGACGTAAAAATAAAAAAGAGTAA
- a CDS encoding TrpB-like pyridoxal phosphate-dependent enzyme has protein sequence MYKITLSSDEIPKKWYNINADLPVPLPEYKDSEEGGNLANLPKIFSKGVLEQEMSQERWIDIPKEVRDVYKMIGRPSPLFRAKNLEDQLDTPAKIYYKREDYSPTGSHKLNTAIAQAYYAKKDGAERLTTETGAGQWGTALSLACSMLDMECKVYMVKVSFNQKPFRKTIMQLYGGNVVPSPSPDTAYGRKILAEDPDHPGSLGIAISEAVEEALQDDKVYYTLGSVLNHVLLHQTVIGLETKKQLEIADESPDVMIGCVGGGSNFGGAVFPFIKDQIDEKIDCKFIAAEPSSCPTLTQGEYCYDFADSGEMTPRMKMHTLGHSFVPPSVHAGGLRYHGMSPQVALLVKEGLIEGRTVTQDEVFQSGITFAKAEGVVPAPETCHAIKVAIDEAKECKKTGEEKTIVVSFSGHGMLDLQGYDDYLNGKLPKDSK, from the coding sequence ATGTACAAAATTACACTATCCTCGGATGAAATTCCAAAAAAATGGTACAATATAAATGCAGATTTACCAGTTCCTTTACCAGAATATAAGGACTCTGAAGAAGGTGGAAACCTTGCAAATCTTCCAAAAATCTTTTCAAAAGGTGTTCTGGAACAGGAAATGTCTCAAGAAAGATGGATCGATATTCCTAAAGAAGTAAGAGATGTTTATAAAATGATTGGACGACCAAGTCCATTATTTAGAGCTAAAAACCTGGAAGATCAACTGGACACCCCAGCCAAAATCTACTACAAAAGAGAAGATTACTCCCCTACAGGTAGTCACAAGCTAAATACTGCTATTGCTCAAGCATATTACGCTAAAAAAGACGGTGCAGAGCGATTAACTACTGAAACCGGTGCTGGACAATGGGGAACTGCTTTATCCTTGGCCTGTTCCATGCTAGACATGGAATGTAAAGTGTACATGGTAAAAGTGTCCTTCAACCAGAAACCTTTCCGTAAAACCATTATGCAATTATACGGTGGAAATGTGGTCCCATCACCAAGTCCAGACACTGCATATGGGCGGAAAATATTGGCTGAAGATCCTGATCACCCTGGTTCATTAGGTATTGCTATTTCAGAAGCTGTGGAAGAAGCATTACAAGATGATAAGGTTTACTACACTTTAGGAAGTGTTTTAAACCATGTATTACTCCATCAAACAGTTATTGGATTGGAAACTAAAAAACAGCTGGAAATTGCTGATGAAAGTCCAGATGTCATGATTGGTTGTGTAGGTGGAGGAAGTAACTTTGGTGGTGCGGTTTTCCCATTCATTAAAGACCAAATTGACGAAAAAATTGACTGTAAATTCATAGCAGCTGAACCAAGCTCCTGTCCAACACTTACCCAGGGAGAGTATTGTTACGACTTTGCAGATTCTGGTGAGATGACTCCTCGAATGAAAATGCACACCTTAGGCCACAGCTTTGTGCCTCCATCAGTACATGCAGGAGGACTCCGTTACCATGGAATGTCACCACAAGTGGCTTTGCTAGTTAAAGAAGGTCTGATAGAAGGTAGAACTGTAACTCAAGATGAAGTATTCCAAAGTGGAATCACTTTTGCTAAAGCAGAAGGAGTAGTACCTGCTCCAGAAACCTGTCACGCTATTAAAGTAGCTATTGATGAAGCTAAAGAGTGTAAGAAAACTGGCGAAGAAAAAACAATCGTGGTCAGCTTCTCAGGCCATGGAATGCTTGATTTACAAGGATACGATGATTATTTGAATGGTAAACTTCCTAAAGACAGCAAATAA